One Anas platyrhynchos isolate ZD024472 breed Pekin duck chromosome 2, IASCAAS_PekinDuck_T2T, whole genome shotgun sequence DNA segment encodes these proteins:
- the MASTL gene encoding serine/threonine-protein kinase greatwall isoform X3, whose translation MGMGEPAAEARPGGDKDSDSGNNGDNNGPAAGPRRVEVPRPPSIEEFTIVKPISRGAFGKVYLGRKAGRLYAVKVMEYLIGGDVKSLLHIYGYFDEEMAVKYISEAALALDYLHRHGIIHRDLKPDNMLISNEGHIKLTDFGLSRVTLNREINMIDILTTPSMAKPKHDYSRTPGQLLSLISSLGFYTPVGMKMPINPNSSIASDSPHGVDSPLSMAEKENTPLSAKLFKTGLDTSPLTPVMPVRSLTPALLQSRKRFGTSSASSQSHTYLSSVESECYSSPRWERGVEQTEDELLSTKGKTSASESDLLSNIELLNSKDTKILKKKELESAISPISSNDSGSRQKLGTEHSDITDTPVATLDVKGVVRKCLCENKSWEEKRIASRREMTNEAAEETSNYQQSPLCLNDRIKPIKEEEIFEKPGVKRSFELVDTSPCQELNYIKKSNAEYKRGCQIFEFPANKRTGLTTEIESLMLGDDGCLQETCKSKEEINRFIVRQQRVEKSVSPNIAKNLMCDLDANHENDKKEYMNSSFLCADDEKPLGILSADSDLSLPEMSVTESHLEKQLLDLDKSVKDLSFEEPKAEGMLITSPSSQGASENGEKADTVQDCKVLHLEQDNHQKHTEETYPDTLFSPSEKTMKTLNLFKKNAVVFQSYNSPINISNVSEPCSMASLDIMDLSPACSGSYPTAITPLQKGRPYRVYQTPLQGDVGTPFRTPKSVRRGAAPVEGERILGTPDYLAPELLLTKPHGTLISGAAVDWWALGVCLFEFLTGIPPFNDETPTQVFQNILKRDIPWPEGEEKLSDNAQNAIDILLTIDSAKRAGLKELKPHPLFHGVDWDNLQNQTMPFIPQPNDETDTSYFEARNNAQHLTVSGFSL comes from the exons ATGGGCATGGGGGAGCCGGCGGCTGAGGCGCGGCCGGGCGGCGACAAGGACAGCGACAGCGGCAATAACGGCGACAATaacggccccgccgccggcccgaGGCGCGTGGAGGTCCCCCGGCCGCCCTCCATCGAGGAGTTCACCATCGTGAAGCCCATCAGCCGCGGCGCCTTCGGGAAGGTGTACCTGGGCCGCAAGGCGGGCCGGCTGTACGCCGTCAAG GTGATGGAGTACCTTATTGGTGGAGATGTCAAATCTCTTCTCCATATCTATGGATATTTTGATGAAGAAATGGCTGTGAAGTATATTTCTGAAGCAGCGTTGGCTCTTGACTATCTTCACAGACATGGGATAATCCACAg GGATCTGAAGCCAGACAATATGCTCATTTCTAATGAGGGCCACATAAAGCTGACAGATTTTGGGCTTTCCAGAGTTACTCTGAACAGAG AGATAAACATGATAGATATCCTTACTACACCATCAATGGCAAAGCCAAAACATGACTACTCACGTACTCCAGGACAACTGTTGTCTCTTATCAGCTCTCTGGGTTTT TATACTCCTGTTGGAATGAAAATGCCAATCAATCCCAATTCAAGTATTGCATCTGACAGTCCACATGGAGTGGATTCTCCCCTGTCTatggcagaaaaggaaaatacccCTCTTTCAGCTAAACTGTTCAAAACAG gtCTTGATACTTCTCCATTAACTCCTGTGATGCCAGTGAGAAGTTTaactcctgctctgctgcagtcaAGAAAAAGGTTTGGTACCTCCAGTGCCAGTAGTCAGTCCCACACATACTTGTCAAGTGTGGAATCAGAATGCTACAGCAGCCCCAGGTGGGAGAGAGGTGTAGAG CAAACTGAAGATGAACTACTTTCTACAAAAGGCAAAACAAGTGCCAGCGAGTCAGATCTCCTTTCTAATATAGAATTGCTGAATAGCAAAGATACTAAAattcttaagaaaaaagaattggaGTCTGCTATTTCTCCCATCAGCAGCAATGATTCTGGCAGCAGGCAGAAGCTGGGAACTGAGCATTCTGATATAACAGATACTCCTGTGGCCACACTGGATGTGAAAGGCGTAGTAAGAAAATGTCTTTGTGAAAACAAGAGTTGGGAAgaaaaacgcattgcaagtaGAAGAGAGATGACTAATGAAGCTGCAGAAGAAACTTCCAATTACCAACAGTCACCTTTGTGCCTGAATGATCGTATCAAACCTatcaaagaagaagaaatttttGAAAAACCAGGTGTGAAAAGAAGCTTTGAACTAGTTGACACTAGTCCTTGTCAGGAGCTTAACTACATTAAGAAAAGCAATGCAGAATATAAACGTGGCTGTCAGATCTTCGAATTTCCAGCAAACAAAAGGACAGGTCTGACAACAGAAATTGAATCCTTAATGCTCGGTGATGATGGGTGCCTGCAGGAGACCTGCAAaagcaaggaagaaattaaTCGTTTCATTGTCAGGCAGCAAAGAGTAGAAAAATCAGTCAGTCCAAATATAGCCAAAAATCTTATGTGTGATCTGGATGCAAATcatgaaaatgataaaaaggaGTACATGAACTCAAGTTTTTTGTGCGCTGATGATGAAAAACCTTTAGGAATCCTGAGTGCAGATTCTGATTTATCCCTTCCTGAAATGTCTGTTACAGAAAGCCATTtggaaaaacagcttttagaTTTGGATAAAAGTGTTAAAGATCTCTCCTTTGAGGAACCAAAAGCAGAAGGCATGCTAATAACATCACCTAGCTCCCAAGGTGCTtcagaaaatggagagaaagcaGATACTGTCCAGGACTGCAAGGTGTTACATCTTGAACAGGATAATCACCAAAAACACACTGAAGAAACCTACCCTGACAcattattttctccttcagaaaAGACGATGAAAACTCTGAATCTCttcaaaaaaaatgctgttgtttttcaaagTTACAATAGTCCAATTAATATCTCCAATGTGTCTGAGCCCTGTAGCATGGCTTCCTTAGACATAATGGATCTTTCACCAGCTTGTAGTGGCTCCTATCCAACAGCTATTACGCCGCTGCAGAAAGGAAGACCATACAGAGTCTATCAG ACACCTCTTCAGGGGGATGTTGGCACGCCATTTAGGACCCCAAAGAGTGTGAGAAGAGGAGCTGCCCCGGTAGAAGGTGAACGCATCCTGGGGACCCCAGACTACTTGGCACCTGAGCTGCTTTTGACAAAGCCTCATg GGACTCTGATCTCTG GTGCTGCTGTAGACTGGTGGGCTCTTGGAGTTTGTCTGTTTGAGTTTCTGACTGGAATTCCACCTTTTAATGATGAAACACCAACACAAGTcttccaaaacattttgaaaagag ATATTCCCTGGCCAGAGGGTGAAGAAAAATTGTCTGATAATGCCCAAAATGCAATAGATATTCTTCTAACAATTGATAGTGCTAAGAGAGCTGGACTGAAGG AACTGAAACCTCATCCCCTCTTTCATGGAGTAGACTGGGATAATCTACAGAATCAGACGATGCCGTTCATCCCTCAGCCCAATGATGAAACTGATACCTCGTACTTTGAGGCTAGGAATAACGCTCAGCACCTGACTGTGTCTGGATTTAGCCTATAG
- the MASTL gene encoding serine/threonine-protein kinase greatwall isoform X1: MGMGEPAAEARPGGDKDSDSGNNGDNNGPAAGPRRVEVPRPPSIEEFTIVKPISRGAFGKVYLGRKAGRLYAVKVMKKADMINKNMVHQVQAERDALALSKSPFVVHLYYSLQSANNVYLVMEYLIGGDVKSLLHIYGYFDEEMAVKYISEAALALDYLHRHGIIHRDLKPDNMLISNEGHIKLTDFGLSRVTLNREINMIDILTTPSMAKPKHDYSRTPGQLLSLISSLGFYTPVGMKMPINPNSSIASDSPHGVDSPLSMAEKENTPLSAKLFKTGLDTSPLTPVMPVRSLTPALLQSRKRFGTSSASSQSHTYLSSVESECYSSPRWERGVEQTEDELLSTKGKTSASESDLLSNIELLNSKDTKILKKKELESAISPISSNDSGSRQKLGTEHSDITDTPVATLDVKGVVRKCLCENKSWEEKRIASRREMTNEAAEETSNYQQSPLCLNDRIKPIKEEEIFEKPGVKRSFELVDTSPCQELNYIKKSNAEYKRGCQIFEFPANKRTGLTTEIESLMLGDDGCLQETCKSKEEINRFIVRQQRVEKSVSPNIAKNLMCDLDANHENDKKEYMNSSFLCADDEKPLGILSADSDLSLPEMSVTESHLEKQLLDLDKSVKDLSFEEPKAEGMLITSPSSQGASENGEKADTVQDCKVLHLEQDNHQKHTEETYPDTLFSPSEKTMKTLNLFKKNAVVFQSYNSPINISNVSEPCSMASLDIMDLSPACSGSYPTAITPLQKGRPYRVYQTPLQGDVGTPFRTPKSVRRGAAPVEGERILGTPDYLAPELLLTKPHGTLISGAAVDWWALGVCLFEFLTGIPPFNDETPTQVFQNILKRDIPWPEGEEKLSDNAQNAIDILLTIDSAKRAGLKELKPHPLFHGVDWDNLQNQTMPFIPQPNDETDTSYFEARNNAQHLTVSGFSL, from the exons ATGGGCATGGGGGAGCCGGCGGCTGAGGCGCGGCCGGGCGGCGACAAGGACAGCGACAGCGGCAATAACGGCGACAATaacggccccgccgccggcccgaGGCGCGTGGAGGTCCCCCGGCCGCCCTCCATCGAGGAGTTCACCATCGTGAAGCCCATCAGCCGCGGCGCCTTCGGGAAGGTGTACCTGGGCCGCAAGGCGGGCCGGCTGTACGCCGTCAAG gTGATGAAAAAAGCAGACATGATCAATAAAAACATGGTTCACCAGGTCCAGGCAGAGAGGGATGCATTAGCTCTTAGTAAAAGTCCTTTTGTTGTGCACTTATATTACTCGCTTCAGTCAGCTAATAATGTTTATTTG GTGATGGAGTACCTTATTGGTGGAGATGTCAAATCTCTTCTCCATATCTATGGATATTTTGATGAAGAAATGGCTGTGAAGTATATTTCTGAAGCAGCGTTGGCTCTTGACTATCTTCACAGACATGGGATAATCCACAg GGATCTGAAGCCAGACAATATGCTCATTTCTAATGAGGGCCACATAAAGCTGACAGATTTTGGGCTTTCCAGAGTTACTCTGAACAGAG AGATAAACATGATAGATATCCTTACTACACCATCAATGGCAAAGCCAAAACATGACTACTCACGTACTCCAGGACAACTGTTGTCTCTTATCAGCTCTCTGGGTTTT TATACTCCTGTTGGAATGAAAATGCCAATCAATCCCAATTCAAGTATTGCATCTGACAGTCCACATGGAGTGGATTCTCCCCTGTCTatggcagaaaaggaaaatacccCTCTTTCAGCTAAACTGTTCAAAACAG gtCTTGATACTTCTCCATTAACTCCTGTGATGCCAGTGAGAAGTTTaactcctgctctgctgcagtcaAGAAAAAGGTTTGGTACCTCCAGTGCCAGTAGTCAGTCCCACACATACTTGTCAAGTGTGGAATCAGAATGCTACAGCAGCCCCAGGTGGGAGAGAGGTGTAGAG CAAACTGAAGATGAACTACTTTCTACAAAAGGCAAAACAAGTGCCAGCGAGTCAGATCTCCTTTCTAATATAGAATTGCTGAATAGCAAAGATACTAAAattcttaagaaaaaagaattggaGTCTGCTATTTCTCCCATCAGCAGCAATGATTCTGGCAGCAGGCAGAAGCTGGGAACTGAGCATTCTGATATAACAGATACTCCTGTGGCCACACTGGATGTGAAAGGCGTAGTAAGAAAATGTCTTTGTGAAAACAAGAGTTGGGAAgaaaaacgcattgcaagtaGAAGAGAGATGACTAATGAAGCTGCAGAAGAAACTTCCAATTACCAACAGTCACCTTTGTGCCTGAATGATCGTATCAAACCTatcaaagaagaagaaatttttGAAAAACCAGGTGTGAAAAGAAGCTTTGAACTAGTTGACACTAGTCCTTGTCAGGAGCTTAACTACATTAAGAAAAGCAATGCAGAATATAAACGTGGCTGTCAGATCTTCGAATTTCCAGCAAACAAAAGGACAGGTCTGACAACAGAAATTGAATCCTTAATGCTCGGTGATGATGGGTGCCTGCAGGAGACCTGCAAaagcaaggaagaaattaaTCGTTTCATTGTCAGGCAGCAAAGAGTAGAAAAATCAGTCAGTCCAAATATAGCCAAAAATCTTATGTGTGATCTGGATGCAAATcatgaaaatgataaaaaggaGTACATGAACTCAAGTTTTTTGTGCGCTGATGATGAAAAACCTTTAGGAATCCTGAGTGCAGATTCTGATTTATCCCTTCCTGAAATGTCTGTTACAGAAAGCCATTtggaaaaacagcttttagaTTTGGATAAAAGTGTTAAAGATCTCTCCTTTGAGGAACCAAAAGCAGAAGGCATGCTAATAACATCACCTAGCTCCCAAGGTGCTtcagaaaatggagagaaagcaGATACTGTCCAGGACTGCAAGGTGTTACATCTTGAACAGGATAATCACCAAAAACACACTGAAGAAACCTACCCTGACAcattattttctccttcagaaaAGACGATGAAAACTCTGAATCTCttcaaaaaaaatgctgttgtttttcaaagTTACAATAGTCCAATTAATATCTCCAATGTGTCTGAGCCCTGTAGCATGGCTTCCTTAGACATAATGGATCTTTCACCAGCTTGTAGTGGCTCCTATCCAACAGCTATTACGCCGCTGCAGAAAGGAAGACCATACAGAGTCTATCAG ACACCTCTTCAGGGGGATGTTGGCACGCCATTTAGGACCCCAAAGAGTGTGAGAAGAGGAGCTGCCCCGGTAGAAGGTGAACGCATCCTGGGGACCCCAGACTACTTGGCACCTGAGCTGCTTTTGACAAAGCCTCATg GGACTCTGATCTCTG GTGCTGCTGTAGACTGGTGGGCTCTTGGAGTTTGTCTGTTTGAGTTTCTGACTGGAATTCCACCTTTTAATGATGAAACACCAACACAAGTcttccaaaacattttgaaaagag ATATTCCCTGGCCAGAGGGTGAAGAAAAATTGTCTGATAATGCCCAAAATGCAATAGATATTCTTCTAACAATTGATAGTGCTAAGAGAGCTGGACTGAAGG AACTGAAACCTCATCCCCTCTTTCATGGAGTAGACTGGGATAATCTACAGAATCAGACGATGCCGTTCATCCCTCAGCCCAATGATGAAACTGATACCTCGTACTTTGAGGCTAGGAATAACGCTCAGCACCTGACTGTGTCTGGATTTAGCCTATAG
- the MASTL gene encoding serine/threonine-protein kinase greatwall isoform X2, which produces MGMGEPAAEARPGGDKDSDSGNNGDNNGPAAGPRRVEVPRPPSIEEFTIVKPISRGAFGKVYLGRKAGRLYAVKVMKKADMINKNMVHQVQAERDALALSKSPFVVHLYYSLQSANNVYLVMEYLIGGDVKSLLHIYGYFDEEMAVKYISEAALALDYLHRHGIIHRDLKPDNMLISNEGHIKLTDFGLSRVTLNREINMIDILTTPSMAKPKHDYSRTPGQLLSLISSLGFYTPVGMKMPINPNSSIASDSPHGVDSPLSMAEKENTPLSAKLFKTGLDTSPLTPVMPVRSLTPALLQSRKRFGTSSASSQSHTYLSSVESECYSSPRWERGVEQTEDELLSTKGKTSASESDLLSNIELLNSKDTKILKKKELESAISPISSNDSGSRQKLGTEHSDITDTPVATLDVKGVVRKCLCENKSWEEKRIASRREMTNEAAEETSNYQQSPLCLNDRIKPIKEEEIFEKPGVKRSFELVDTSPCQELNYIKKSNAEYKRGCQIFEFPANKRTGLTTEIESLMLGDDGCLQETCKSKEEINRFIVRQQRVEKSVSPNIAKNLMCDLDANHENDKKEYMNSSFLCADDEKPLGILSADSDLSLPEMSVTESHLEKQLLDLDKSVKDLSFEEPKAEGMLITSPSSQGASENGEKADTVQDCKVLHLEQDNHQKHTEETYPDTLFSPSEKTMKTLNLFKKNAVVFQSYNSPINISNVSEPCSMASLDIMDLSPACSGSYPTAITPLQKGRPYRVYQTPLQGDVGTPFRTPKSVRRGAAPVEGERILGTPDYLAPELLLTKPHGAAVDWWALGVCLFEFLTGIPPFNDETPTQVFQNILKRDIPWPEGEEKLSDNAQNAIDILLTIDSAKRAGLKELKPHPLFHGVDWDNLQNQTMPFIPQPNDETDTSYFEARNNAQHLTVSGFSL; this is translated from the exons ATGGGCATGGGGGAGCCGGCGGCTGAGGCGCGGCCGGGCGGCGACAAGGACAGCGACAGCGGCAATAACGGCGACAATaacggccccgccgccggcccgaGGCGCGTGGAGGTCCCCCGGCCGCCCTCCATCGAGGAGTTCACCATCGTGAAGCCCATCAGCCGCGGCGCCTTCGGGAAGGTGTACCTGGGCCGCAAGGCGGGCCGGCTGTACGCCGTCAAG gTGATGAAAAAAGCAGACATGATCAATAAAAACATGGTTCACCAGGTCCAGGCAGAGAGGGATGCATTAGCTCTTAGTAAAAGTCCTTTTGTTGTGCACTTATATTACTCGCTTCAGTCAGCTAATAATGTTTATTTG GTGATGGAGTACCTTATTGGTGGAGATGTCAAATCTCTTCTCCATATCTATGGATATTTTGATGAAGAAATGGCTGTGAAGTATATTTCTGAAGCAGCGTTGGCTCTTGACTATCTTCACAGACATGGGATAATCCACAg GGATCTGAAGCCAGACAATATGCTCATTTCTAATGAGGGCCACATAAAGCTGACAGATTTTGGGCTTTCCAGAGTTACTCTGAACAGAG AGATAAACATGATAGATATCCTTACTACACCATCAATGGCAAAGCCAAAACATGACTACTCACGTACTCCAGGACAACTGTTGTCTCTTATCAGCTCTCTGGGTTTT TATACTCCTGTTGGAATGAAAATGCCAATCAATCCCAATTCAAGTATTGCATCTGACAGTCCACATGGAGTGGATTCTCCCCTGTCTatggcagaaaaggaaaatacccCTCTTTCAGCTAAACTGTTCAAAACAG gtCTTGATACTTCTCCATTAACTCCTGTGATGCCAGTGAGAAGTTTaactcctgctctgctgcagtcaAGAAAAAGGTTTGGTACCTCCAGTGCCAGTAGTCAGTCCCACACATACTTGTCAAGTGTGGAATCAGAATGCTACAGCAGCCCCAGGTGGGAGAGAGGTGTAGAG CAAACTGAAGATGAACTACTTTCTACAAAAGGCAAAACAAGTGCCAGCGAGTCAGATCTCCTTTCTAATATAGAATTGCTGAATAGCAAAGATACTAAAattcttaagaaaaaagaattggaGTCTGCTATTTCTCCCATCAGCAGCAATGATTCTGGCAGCAGGCAGAAGCTGGGAACTGAGCATTCTGATATAACAGATACTCCTGTGGCCACACTGGATGTGAAAGGCGTAGTAAGAAAATGTCTTTGTGAAAACAAGAGTTGGGAAgaaaaacgcattgcaagtaGAAGAGAGATGACTAATGAAGCTGCAGAAGAAACTTCCAATTACCAACAGTCACCTTTGTGCCTGAATGATCGTATCAAACCTatcaaagaagaagaaatttttGAAAAACCAGGTGTGAAAAGAAGCTTTGAACTAGTTGACACTAGTCCTTGTCAGGAGCTTAACTACATTAAGAAAAGCAATGCAGAATATAAACGTGGCTGTCAGATCTTCGAATTTCCAGCAAACAAAAGGACAGGTCTGACAACAGAAATTGAATCCTTAATGCTCGGTGATGATGGGTGCCTGCAGGAGACCTGCAAaagcaaggaagaaattaaTCGTTTCATTGTCAGGCAGCAAAGAGTAGAAAAATCAGTCAGTCCAAATATAGCCAAAAATCTTATGTGTGATCTGGATGCAAATcatgaaaatgataaaaaggaGTACATGAACTCAAGTTTTTTGTGCGCTGATGATGAAAAACCTTTAGGAATCCTGAGTGCAGATTCTGATTTATCCCTTCCTGAAATGTCTGTTACAGAAAGCCATTtggaaaaacagcttttagaTTTGGATAAAAGTGTTAAAGATCTCTCCTTTGAGGAACCAAAAGCAGAAGGCATGCTAATAACATCACCTAGCTCCCAAGGTGCTtcagaaaatggagagaaagcaGATACTGTCCAGGACTGCAAGGTGTTACATCTTGAACAGGATAATCACCAAAAACACACTGAAGAAACCTACCCTGACAcattattttctccttcagaaaAGACGATGAAAACTCTGAATCTCttcaaaaaaaatgctgttgtttttcaaagTTACAATAGTCCAATTAATATCTCCAATGTGTCTGAGCCCTGTAGCATGGCTTCCTTAGACATAATGGATCTTTCACCAGCTTGTAGTGGCTCCTATCCAACAGCTATTACGCCGCTGCAGAAAGGAAGACCATACAGAGTCTATCAG ACACCTCTTCAGGGGGATGTTGGCACGCCATTTAGGACCCCAAAGAGTGTGAGAAGAGGAGCTGCCCCGGTAGAAGGTGAACGCATCCTGGGGACCCCAGACTACTTGGCACCTGAGCTGCTTTTGACAAAGCCTCATg GTGCTGCTGTAGACTGGTGGGCTCTTGGAGTTTGTCTGTTTGAGTTTCTGACTGGAATTCCACCTTTTAATGATGAAACACCAACACAAGTcttccaaaacattttgaaaagag ATATTCCCTGGCCAGAGGGTGAAGAAAAATTGTCTGATAATGCCCAAAATGCAATAGATATTCTTCTAACAATTGATAGTGCTAAGAGAGCTGGACTGAAGG AACTGAAACCTCATCCCCTCTTTCATGGAGTAGACTGGGATAATCTACAGAATCAGACGATGCCGTTCATCCCTCAGCCCAATGATGAAACTGATACCTCGTACTTTGAGGCTAGGAATAACGCTCAGCACCTGACTGTGTCTGGATTTAGCCTATAG
- the MASTL gene encoding serine/threonine-protein kinase greatwall isoform X4, which yields MSPYISHPKMLEVMKKADMINKNMVHQVQAERDALALSKSPFVVHLYYSLQSANNVYLVMEYLIGGDVKSLLHIYGYFDEEMAVKYISEAALALDYLHRHGIIHRDLKPDNMLISNEGHIKLTDFGLSRVTLNREINMIDILTTPSMAKPKHDYSRTPGQLLSLISSLGFYTPVGMKMPINPNSSIASDSPHGVDSPLSMAEKENTPLSAKLFKTGLDTSPLTPVMPVRSLTPALLQSRKRFGTSSASSQSHTYLSSVESECYSSPRWERGVEQTEDELLSTKGKTSASESDLLSNIELLNSKDTKILKKKELESAISPISSNDSGSRQKLGTEHSDITDTPVATLDVKGVVRKCLCENKSWEEKRIASRREMTNEAAEETSNYQQSPLCLNDRIKPIKEEEIFEKPGVKRSFELVDTSPCQELNYIKKSNAEYKRGCQIFEFPANKRTGLTTEIESLMLGDDGCLQETCKSKEEINRFIVRQQRVEKSVSPNIAKNLMCDLDANHENDKKEYMNSSFLCADDEKPLGILSADSDLSLPEMSVTESHLEKQLLDLDKSVKDLSFEEPKAEGMLITSPSSQGASENGEKADTVQDCKVLHLEQDNHQKHTEETYPDTLFSPSEKTMKTLNLFKKNAVVFQSYNSPINISNVSEPCSMASLDIMDLSPACSGSYPTAITPLQKGRPYRVYQTPLQGDVGTPFRTPKSVRRGAAPVEGERILGTPDYLAPELLLTKPHGTLISGAAVDWWALGVCLFEFLTGIPPFNDETPTQVFQNILKRDIPWPEGEEKLSDNAQNAIDILLTIDSAKRAGLKELKPHPLFHGVDWDNLQNQTMPFIPQPNDETDTSYFEARNNAQHLTVSGFSL from the exons ATGTCACCATACATATCCCATCCAAAGATGTTGGAG gTGATGAAAAAAGCAGACATGATCAATAAAAACATGGTTCACCAGGTCCAGGCAGAGAGGGATGCATTAGCTCTTAGTAAAAGTCCTTTTGTTGTGCACTTATATTACTCGCTTCAGTCAGCTAATAATGTTTATTTG GTGATGGAGTACCTTATTGGTGGAGATGTCAAATCTCTTCTCCATATCTATGGATATTTTGATGAAGAAATGGCTGTGAAGTATATTTCTGAAGCAGCGTTGGCTCTTGACTATCTTCACAGACATGGGATAATCCACAg GGATCTGAAGCCAGACAATATGCTCATTTCTAATGAGGGCCACATAAAGCTGACAGATTTTGGGCTTTCCAGAGTTACTCTGAACAGAG AGATAAACATGATAGATATCCTTACTACACCATCAATGGCAAAGCCAAAACATGACTACTCACGTACTCCAGGACAACTGTTGTCTCTTATCAGCTCTCTGGGTTTT TATACTCCTGTTGGAATGAAAATGCCAATCAATCCCAATTCAAGTATTGCATCTGACAGTCCACATGGAGTGGATTCTCCCCTGTCTatggcagaaaaggaaaatacccCTCTTTCAGCTAAACTGTTCAAAACAG gtCTTGATACTTCTCCATTAACTCCTGTGATGCCAGTGAGAAGTTTaactcctgctctgctgcagtcaAGAAAAAGGTTTGGTACCTCCAGTGCCAGTAGTCAGTCCCACACATACTTGTCAAGTGTGGAATCAGAATGCTACAGCAGCCCCAGGTGGGAGAGAGGTGTAGAG CAAACTGAAGATGAACTACTTTCTACAAAAGGCAAAACAAGTGCCAGCGAGTCAGATCTCCTTTCTAATATAGAATTGCTGAATAGCAAAGATACTAAAattcttaagaaaaaagaattggaGTCTGCTATTTCTCCCATCAGCAGCAATGATTCTGGCAGCAGGCAGAAGCTGGGAACTGAGCATTCTGATATAACAGATACTCCTGTGGCCACACTGGATGTGAAAGGCGTAGTAAGAAAATGTCTTTGTGAAAACAAGAGTTGGGAAgaaaaacgcattgcaagtaGAAGAGAGATGACTAATGAAGCTGCAGAAGAAACTTCCAATTACCAACAGTCACCTTTGTGCCTGAATGATCGTATCAAACCTatcaaagaagaagaaatttttGAAAAACCAGGTGTGAAAAGAAGCTTTGAACTAGTTGACACTAGTCCTTGTCAGGAGCTTAACTACATTAAGAAAAGCAATGCAGAATATAAACGTGGCTGTCAGATCTTCGAATTTCCAGCAAACAAAAGGACAGGTCTGACAACAGAAATTGAATCCTTAATGCTCGGTGATGATGGGTGCCTGCAGGAGACCTGCAAaagcaaggaagaaattaaTCGTTTCATTGTCAGGCAGCAAAGAGTAGAAAAATCAGTCAGTCCAAATATAGCCAAAAATCTTATGTGTGATCTGGATGCAAATcatgaaaatgataaaaaggaGTACATGAACTCAAGTTTTTTGTGCGCTGATGATGAAAAACCTTTAGGAATCCTGAGTGCAGATTCTGATTTATCCCTTCCTGAAATGTCTGTTACAGAAAGCCATTtggaaaaacagcttttagaTTTGGATAAAAGTGTTAAAGATCTCTCCTTTGAGGAACCAAAAGCAGAAGGCATGCTAATAACATCACCTAGCTCCCAAGGTGCTtcagaaaatggagagaaagcaGATACTGTCCAGGACTGCAAGGTGTTACATCTTGAACAGGATAATCACCAAAAACACACTGAAGAAACCTACCCTGACAcattattttctccttcagaaaAGACGATGAAAACTCTGAATCTCttcaaaaaaaatgctgttgtttttcaaagTTACAATAGTCCAATTAATATCTCCAATGTGTCTGAGCCCTGTAGCATGGCTTCCTTAGACATAATGGATCTTTCACCAGCTTGTAGTGGCTCCTATCCAACAGCTATTACGCCGCTGCAGAAAGGAAGACCATACAGAGTCTATCAG ACACCTCTTCAGGGGGATGTTGGCACGCCATTTAGGACCCCAAAGAGTGTGAGAAGAGGAGCTGCCCCGGTAGAAGGTGAACGCATCCTGGGGACCCCAGACTACTTGGCACCTGAGCTGCTTTTGACAAAGCCTCATg GGACTCTGATCTCTG GTGCTGCTGTAGACTGGTGGGCTCTTGGAGTTTGTCTGTTTGAGTTTCTGACTGGAATTCCACCTTTTAATGATGAAACACCAACACAAGTcttccaaaacattttgaaaagag ATATTCCCTGGCCAGAGGGTGAAGAAAAATTGTCTGATAATGCCCAAAATGCAATAGATATTCTTCTAACAATTGATAGTGCTAAGAGAGCTGGACTGAAGG AACTGAAACCTCATCCCCTCTTTCATGGAGTAGACTGGGATAATCTACAGAATCAGACGATGCCGTTCATCCCTCAGCCCAATGATGAAACTGATACCTCGTACTTTGAGGCTAGGAATAACGCTCAGCACCTGACTGTGTCTGGATTTAGCCTATAG